A window of Piliocolobus tephrosceles isolate RC106 chromosome 13, ASM277652v3, whole genome shotgun sequence contains these coding sequences:
- the VSIG2 gene encoding V-set and immunoglobulin domain-containing protein 2, which translates to MDAAMAELPGPFLCGALLGFLCLSGLAVEVKVPTEPLSTPLGKTAQLTCTYSTSVGDSFALEWSFVQPGKPISESHPILYFTNGQLYPTGSKSKRVSLLQNPPTAGVATLKLTDAHPSDTGTYLCQVNNPPDFYTNGLGLINLTVLVPPSNPLCSQSGRTSVGGSTALRCSSSEGAPKPVYNWVRLGSFPTPSPGSMVQDEVSGQLILTNLSLTSSGTYRCVATNQMGSASCELTLSVTEPSQGRVAGALIGVLLVMLLLSVAAFCLIRFHKERGKKPKETYGGSDLREDAIAPGISEHTSMRADSSKGFLERPSSASTVTTTKSKLPMIV; encoded by the exons ATGGACGCGGCCATGGCCGAGCTCCCGGGGCCCTTTCTCTGCGGGGCCCTGCTAGGCTTCCTGTGCCTGAGTG GGCTGGCCGTGGAGGTGAAGGTACCCACGGAGCCGCTGAGCACGCCCCTGGGGAAGACAGCCCAGCTGACCTGCACCTACAGCACGTCGGTGGGAGACAGCTTCGCCCTGGAGTGGAGCTTTGTGCAGCCTGGGAAGCCCATCTCTGAGTCCCATCCA ATCCTGTACTTCACCAATGGTCAACTATATCCAACTGGTTCTAAGTCAAAGCGGGTCAGCCTGCTTCAGAACCCCCCCACAGCGGGGGTGGCCACACTGAAACTGACTGACGCCCACCCATCAGATACGGGAACCTACCTCTGCCAAGTCAACAACCCACCAGATTTCTACACCAATGGGTTGGGGCTAATCAACCTTACTGTGCTGG TTCCCCCCAGTAATCCCTTATGCAGTCAGAGTGGACGGACCTCTGTGGGAGGCTCTACTGCACTGAGGTGCAGCTCTTCCGAGGGGGCTCCTAAGCCAGTGTACAACTGGGTGCGTCTTGGATCTTTTCCTACACCTTCTCCTGGCAGCATGGTTCAAG ATGAGGTGTCTGGCCAGCTCATTCTCACCAACCTCTCCCTGACCTCCTCGGGCACCTACCGCTGTGTGGCCACCAACCAGATGGGCAGTGCATCCTGTGAGCTGACCCTCTCTGTGACCG AACCCTCCCAAGGCCGAGTGGCCGGAGCTCTGATTGGGGTGCTCCTGGTCATGCTGCTGCTGTCAGTTGCTGCGTTCTGTCTGATCAGGTTCCACAAAGAGAGGGGGAAGAAGCCCAAGGAGACATATGGGGGTAGTGACCTTCG GGAGGATGCCATTGCTCCTGGGATCTCTGAGCACACTTCTATGAGGGCTGATTCTAGCAAGGGGTTCCTGGAGAGACCCTCGTCTGCCAGCACCGTGACAACCACCAAGTCCAAGCTCCCTATGATTGTGTGA
- the ESAM gene encoding endothelial cell-selective adhesion molecule — MISLPGPLVTNLLRFLFLGLSALAPPSPAELQLHLPANQLQAVEGGEVVLPAWYTLHAEVSSAQPGEVPFVMWFFKDKEKEDQVLSYINGVTTSKPGVSLVYSMPSRNLSLRLEGLQEKDSGPYSCSVNVQDKKGNPSGHSIKTLELNVLVPPAPPSCRLQGVPRVGANVTLSCQSPRSKPAVQYQWDRQLPSFQTFFAPVLDVIRGSLSLTNLSSSMAGVYVCKAHNEVGTAQCNVTLEVSTGPGAVVVAGAFGGTLVGLGLLAGLVLLYHRRGKALEEPANDIKEDAIAPRTLPWPKSSDTISKNGTLSSVTSARALRPPHGPPRPGALTPTPSLSSQALPSPRLPTTDGANPQPVSPIPGGVSSSGLSRMGAVPVMVPAQSQAGSLV; from the exons ATGATTTCCCTCCCGGGGCCCCTGGTGACCAACTTGCTGCGGTTTCTGTTCCTGGGGCTGAGTGCCCTCG CGCCCCCCTCGCCGGCCGAGCTGCAGCTGCACTTGCCCGCCAACCAGTTGCAGGCggtggagggaggggaagtgGTGCTTCCAGCGTGGTACACCTTGCACGCGGAGGTGTCTTCAGCCCAGCCAGGGGAGGTGCCCTTTGTGATGTGGTtcttcaaagataaagaaaaggaggATCAG GTGTTGTCCTACATCAATGGGGTCACAACAAGCAAACCTGGAGTATCCTTGGTCTACTCCATGCCCTCCCGAAACCTGTCCCTGCGACTGGAGGGTCTCCAGGAGAAAGACTCTGGCCCCTACAGCTGTTCCGTGAATGTGCAAGACAAAAAAGGCAACCCTAGCGGCCATAGCATCAAAACCTTAGAACTCAATGTGCTGG TTCCTCCAGCTCCTCCATCCTGCCGTCTCCAGGGTGTGCCCCGTGTGGGGGCCAACGTGACCCTGAGTTGCCAGTCTCCAAGGAGTAAGCCCGCTGTCCAATACCAGTGGGATCGGCAGCTTCCATCCTTCCAGACTTTCTTTGCACCAGTGTTAG ATGTCATCCGTGGGTCTTTAAGTCTCACGAACCTTTCCTCTTCCATGGCTGGAGTCTATGTCTGCAAGGCCCACAATGAGGTGGGCACTGCCCAGTGTAATGTGACCCTGGAAGTGAGCACAG GGCCTGGAGCTGTGGTGGTTGCTGGAGCTTTTGGGGGTACCCTGGTTGGACTGGGGTTGCTGGCTGGGCTGGTCCTTTTGTACCACCGCCGGGGCAAGGCCCTGGAGGAGCCAGCCAATGATATCAA GGAGGATGCCATTGCTCCCCGGACCCTGCCCTGGCCCAAGAGCTCAGACACAATCTCCAAGAATGGGACCCTTTCCTCTGTCACCTCCGCACGAGCCCTCCGGCCACCCCACGGCCCTCCCAGGCCTGGTGCATTGACCCCCACACCCAGTCTCTccagccaggccctgccctcaCCAAGACTGCCCACAACAGACGGGGCCAACCCTCAACCAGTATCTCCCATCCCCGGTGGGGTTTCTTCCTCTGGCTTGAGCCGCATGGGTGCTGTGCCTGTGATGGTGCCCGCCCAGAGTCAAGCTGGCTCTCTGGTGTGA
- the MSANTD2 gene encoding myb/SANT-like DNA-binding domain-containing protein 2 isoform X3 translates to MEDYSQEDWGNHSQDLHGYPTDQELDEIPVTKRTLKIKQESSEEAQKRDIMQNIVQILESVQLKWELFQSWTDFSRLHLSNKLAIFGIGYNTRWKEDIRYHYAEISSQVPLGKRLREYFNSEKPEGRIIMTRVQKMNWKNVYYKFLEITISEARCLELHMEIDWIPIAHSKPTGGNVVQYLLPGGIPKSPGLYAIGYEECIERPLSPHMEQRSLDPGKEGRVDLETLSAQTSLQVEIEPTRIIYCYLGIAEVRTLQQCLFLHFQANTKTFSKDWVGINGFLSQNCIVDPGVSPKSIYIKFVEVERDFLSAGSLVECLEKAIGYPLKFNN, encoded by the exons ATGGAGGACTATTCACAGGAGGACTGGGGAAACCACAGTCAGGATCTCCATGGCTATCCAACAGATCAGGAATTGG aTGAAATACCTGTCACAaagagaacattaaaaataaaacaagagtcTTCTGAAGAAGCACA gAAGAGAGACATCATGCAGAATATTGTGCAGATTTTGGAATCGGTACAGTTGAAATGGGAACTTTTTCAGAGCTGGACAGACTTTTCAAGGCTCCATCTTTCTAATAAACTGGCCATTTTTGGAATTGGTTATAACACCCGTTGGAAAGAGGATATCCGTTACCATTATGCTGAGATCAGCTCCCAGGTGCCCCTTGGCAAGCGACTTCGGGAGTACTTCAACTCTGAGAAGCCTGAAGGACGGATCATTATGACCCGAGTGCAGAAAATGAACTGGAAAAATGTTTACTACAAATTTTTAGAGATCACTATTAGCGAAGCTAGGTGCTTGGAGCTGCACATGGAAATTGACTGGATACCCATTGCCCACTCCAAACCAACTGGTGGGAATGTTGTTCAATATTTATTGCCTGGGGGTATTCCTAAAAGCCCAGGCCTTTATGCCATTGGCTATGAAGAATGTATTGAGAGGCCCCTCTCACCACACATGGAGCAGCGTTCCCTGGACCCAGGAAAAGAGGGCCGGGTTGACCTGGAAACCCTTTCAGCACAAACCTCATTACAGGTGGAAATAGAACCCACCCGAATTATCTATTGCTACCTCGGGATTGCTGAGGTCAGGACTCTGCAGCAGtgcttatttttacatttccaaGCAAATACCAAAACCTTCAGCAAAGATTGGGTTGGTATTAATGGGTTTTTGTCTCAGAACTGTATTGTGGATCCCGGAGTTTCTCCCAAATCCATCTACATCAAATTTGTAGAAGTAGAGAGGGATTTTCTTTCTGCAGGCTCTTTAGTTGAGTGCCTGGAAAAAGCCATTGGATACCCCTTAAAATTTAACAACTGA
- the NRGN gene encoding neurogranin, with product MDCCTENACSKPDDDILDIPLDDPGANAAAAKIQASFRGHMARKKIKSGERGRKGPGPGGPGGAGVARGGAGGGPSGD from the exons ATGGACTGCTGCACC GAGAACGCCTGCTCCAAGCCGGACGACGACATTCTAGACATCCCGCTGGACGATCCCGGCGCCAACGCGGCCGCCGCCAAAATCCAGGCGAGTTTTCGGGGCCACATGGCTCGGAAGAAGATAAAGAGCGGAGAGCGCGGCCGGAAGGGCCCGGGCCCTGGGGGGCCTGGCGGAGCTGGGGTGGCCCGGGGAGGCGCGGGCGGCGGCCCCAGCGGAGACTAG